A window from Drosophila nasuta strain 15112-1781.00 chromosome 3, ASM2355853v1, whole genome shotgun sequence encodes these proteins:
- the LOC132792129 gene encoding LOW QUALITY PROTEIN: uncharacterized protein LOC132792129 (The sequence of the model RefSeq protein was modified relative to this genomic sequence to represent the inferred CDS: deleted 1 base in 1 codon), with protein sequence MASSGSRVGRTASTMSGGQKSRQTIPTRQPCFTLKRPLIFQVRKSLVEYVDDELLDMKTSVFYQRIFILAKNVERERESNQTTQATLAAHAATAATMAASRPQLDGDTATLKTAEVMGGGDDEHYSQASTAEELPTQPKLEPDDPQDPEKETLTRTFNFDFDDDAQGEDEAEELEAEAELEAGPKDRYTLFTEKLQELQKKCRYLSYTPDPMCGLLVYMNDYTMLMLESGEDMMGIFCGELLKCIGDYWQSNRVVLIEDHIQDLYTRELVFRRIPAAFLNEKFPPSTPTDEYLMGKQHLIIKEKMHTICSLVHDSLEPRGLTATDLSHAESTMGMDPPSDNEGGFEGSEEDHPPRVSYQAKTSLALASTQLAPDVFRKLLPEIQRIELVLASTRFYYTLQEFTDLYGKVPFGRDDDSFYWPIQNNYAPPNIFVRTPFDINLTFADYSAQMNRRMQEEQEKHKAEMEAAAAAEAMDQSQDGGQPRHTNQPKEAEADVLQSHCILSAIQASLLFLAVVSLLYLAYLPQNSCSVTMFSALRT encoded by the exons ATGGCCAGCAGCGGGAGTCGTGTGGGACGCACCGCCTCCACGATGAGCGGGGGTCAAAAGTCCAGACAAACCATTCCGACCCGACAGCCTTGCTTCACATTGAAGCGTCCACTGATCTTTCAGGTGCGCAAATCACTGGTGGAATATGTGGACGATGAGCTGTTGGACATGAAGACTTCGGTGTTTTATCAACGCATCTTCATACTCGCCAAGAATGTGGAACGGGAACGCGAGAGCAACCAAACTACACAGGCCACACTTGCGGCACATGCGGCCACAGCTGCCACAATGGCTGCATCGCGTCCTCAGCTGGATGGCGATACGGCCACCTTGAAGACAGCCGAAGTGATGGGCGGAGGCGATGATGAGCACTATTCACAGGCATCCACAGCGGAAGAGTTGCCGACGCAGCCCAAGCTGGAACCTGATGATCCGCAGGATCCTGAAAAGGAGACGTTGACACGCACTTTTAACTTTGATTTCGACGATGATGCTCAAGGCGAGGATGAAGCTGAAGAGCTGGAAGCAGAGGCAGAGCTTGAAGCAGGACCCAAGGACAGATACACACTGTTCACCGAGAAGCTGCAGGAGTTGCAGAAAAAGTGTCGCTACTTGTCTTATACTCCTGATCCCATGTGTGGACTGCTTGTTTATATGAACGATTATACGATGCTGATGCTGGAGAGTGGAGAAGACATGATGGGCATCTTTTGCGGTGAGCTCTTGAAGTGCATCGGCGACTACTGGCAATCGAATCGTGTGGTGCTCATCGAGGATCACATTCAGGAT CTTTACACAAGGGAGCTTGTCTTTCGCCGCATTCCAGCCGCCTTTCTCAACGAA AAGTTTCCGCCCTCGACGCCCACCGATGAGTATTTGATGGGCAAACAGCATCTGATCATCAAGGAGAAGATGCACACCATCTGCAGCCTTGTGCACGACAGCCTCGAACCTCGTGGCCTGACCGCCACAGATCTCTCACATGCCGAATCCACAATGGGCATGGATCCTCCCTCCGATAACGAGGGCGGCTTCGAGGGCAGCGAGGAAGATCATCCGCCGCGTGTTTCCTACCAGGCTAAGACCAGTTTAGCATTAGCCTCCACTCAACTGGCTCCGGATGTGTTTCGCAAACTCCTGCCGGAGATTCAACGCATTGAACTTGTGCTCGCTTCCACGCGCTTCTATTACACGCTTCAGGAGTTTACTGATCTGTATGGCAAGGTGCCGTTTGGCCGCGACGACGATAGCTTCTATTGGCCCATACAGAACAACTATGCACCGCCCAACATCTTTGTGCGTACGCCGTTCGACATTAATCTGACATTCGCCGACTATTCGGCGCAGATGAATCGTCGTATGCAGGAGGAGCAGGAGAAGCACAAGGCCGAGATggaggcagctgctgcagctgaggCCATGGATCAGTCGCAGGATGGTGGGCAACCACGACACACTAATCAGCCCAAGGAGGCGGAAGCGGA TGTACTTCAATCTCATTGCATATTATCAGCCATCCAAGCGTCGTTGCTCTTTCTCGCTGTTGTCTCGTTGTTGTATCTCGCTTATCTGCCCCAAAACTCGTGCTCGGTTACAATGTTTTCGGCATTGCGCACATGA